TCGTCCCGTTAGCACAGCGCTGGTATCAGAATGATGATACCTCGGCATTGCCCCGAAGCATGGCGACATTTAACGGATTTGAGAATGCGATGGCTGTCGATATTGCAATGGGTGGCTCGACCAATACCATTCTTCATCTGCTTGCCGCAGCTCATGAGGCGGAAGTGGATTTCAAGATGAGCGATATTGACCGTCTTTCAAGATCGATTCCCTGTCTGTGCAAAGTTGCCCCAAGCGTTCCCGATGTGCATATGGAGGATATCCATAGAGCGGGTGGCATTTTTGCTATTCTTGCCGAACTGGATCGTGCCGGACACATCCATAATGACCAACCGACAATCCATAGCAGTACCCTGAAAGAAGCGATAAAAATCTGGGATATTGCAGGTCAGCCGTCTCAGGAAGTCATATCCCTTTATTCGGCGGCCCCCGGTGGCATACCGACACAGACCGCTTTCAGTCAGGACCGGAGATATGCGGACCTCGACACAAACAGGCATACCGGGTGCATTCGGGATATATCACATGCTTTTAGTGCGGAGGGTGGCCTAGCGGTTTTGATGGGTAATCTGGCCGTGGATGGGTGTGTTGTTAAAACCGCCGCCATTGATGAAAGCCAATACGCCTTCACCGGAACGGCAATCGTTTTTGAAAGTCAAAATGACGCTATTGCCGGCATTTTAAACGGGGATGTGCAGGCAGGACATGTTGTCGTCATTCGTTATGAAGGCCCCCGGGGTGGTCCGGGTATGCAGGAAATGCTTTATCCGACCAGTTACCTGAAGTCGAAGAATATTGACAGGGAGTGTGCGCTTATAACCGATGGCCGTTTCTCGGGCGGCACTTCGGGGCTGTCAATTGGACATATTTCCCCGGAAGCGGCTGAAAGAGGCACGATCGCTCTAATCGAAGATGGCGACACGATAGAGATAAATATTCCGGACCGCTCAATAGAACTCATCGTTGATCAGAGCGAATTGAACCGCCGCGAGAACGCGCTTGACGAGAAGTTTGGCAAGCAGTGGCAACCATCAAGGCAACGAAGTCGTAAAATATCAAAAGCCCTGCGCTCCTATGCCCACTTTGCGACAAGTGCGGCTCATGGTGCTGTCAGGAGAGTTTAATTCGGTAAAAGCCGCACCTGCACTGTGATGCAATGCGGGTGTAAATACAGATAAAATCTTTATTGCCCGGTTGACGCTGGCACCAGTCGCCGTATAGGGTCGGGCATGCGTATTTAAAAATGCGCCTATGTGTTTAAATAGTGGTTAAGTAGACGTGTGTAAAAGGGAGTACTGATGGAAAAGGTTTTGGTAACCGGAGCGACCGGTTTTGTGGCTCTGCATTGTGTTCGGCAATTGCTGGATAAAGGCTATGAGGTGCGTGGTACGGTGCGTTCGCAGAAGCGCACTGCCGAGGTAGTTGAGGCCATGAAAAAAGCAGGGGCGCCTGCTGATAATCTGGAGATTGTCGAGGCCGATTTATTGCAGGATGATGGCTGGGATGCCGCCGTTGCGGGTTGTACGTATGTCCTGCACGTTGCCTCGCCTTTTATTGTTGAGGTGCCAAAACACGAAGACGAACTGATCCGTCCGGCAGTGGAAGGCACGGAACGCGTACTGCAGGCGGCAATCCGTGCCGGTGTCAAAAAAACGGTCGTTACATCATCCTGTGCGGCGATCAACAGCACCCATGATGGCAAGACGGTTCGTACCGAAAAAGACTGGACCGATGCCAACCACTCTGGAACATCGGCCTATTCCAAAAGCAAGACATTGGCCGAGCGCCGGGCTTGGGAAATCGCCGATGCACAGTCCGGCGAAAACAGAATGCAGCTGGCGGTGATTAATCCCGCCGGCATTATTGGCCCGATGTTGTCCGAAGATATTGGCACCTCCAATGTGTTTTTGAATCAGATCATTTCCGGAGAAGTCCCGGGGTGTCCTAAAATGCATCTGGGTTTTGTTGATGTGCGCGATGTTGCGAATGCCCATATTCTGGCCATGGAAAATGATGCGGCGAACGGCCACCGTTTTATCATTAACGAGCGCGAGTTCTGGTTTAAGGAGGTTGCCGACCTGATGCGCGAAAATGGCTATAGCAAAGCACCGTCAAGGGTCTTGCCAAATTTCCTTGTCAGACTACTGGGTTATGTAAAACCGGAGCTCAAACAGCTTGCCGTTTTTATTGGCAGGGAGAATTCCAATCCGAACGACAAAGCCAAAGAGATACTTGGATGGAAGCCCCGCAATGCCGGAGAGAGTTTGTTGGAAACGGCCAGACAGTTAGTTGAAATGGGTCAGGCCAAAGTCTGATCTTCTATACCGGGGGTTTGGATGGTCTCGAATAGGCTGTATTTGCCGCCCAAAGAACAGGGTCCAAAAAAGCGGGAGCGCTGACCGCAAGTGCGGCCAACGCTCCTTAGTGTTCTTCAGGATTTACTTATACTCGGATACGGTAAGCTTTGCAAGTAACCCGATGCGGTTTTTATCTTCATTGTGATCTCCGTCAATTTTCCGGCAAGGCGGGAGCCTTCCGCTTCTCCCATCCGTATAAGGGTAAGGATTCATAGTCAAAGCCTGTCTCAATAGTTGGTTTAACCACGGCAAAGTAGGGGGATAAGTCGAAATCCCGCGGCACAAACAGGCTATGGTGGGCAACATGCAAAACCTCTCTGTGTGAATCATTTTTTGGAGTTTCCGGTTTTTCAATAAAGGGGAGTACGGGATAATGCACGGAATGAAAAGCGCGGGCTATGAGACTTGAGCAAATAGCCTGGGTAGGCTCACCGCTTCCAAAGGCCAACATGCGTTGACGCCAGTGCGAAGGTACAGGCGGTATGGGGAGAAGATAGCGGGCAAGATCAACGATGTTTCGAAGGTCATAAGTGAGCCCCAGATTATCCAGCATATAACGCGCAACGGCCAGACGGGGCTGAAGGGGTAGTCCCACAGGACGGCAGATACGGGTGTTAAAATCGGCGTATTTAGAGAGCGGTGAGGCAATGGAACCGGCTTGCAGGTCAACCTCTATGAGACACAGGCGTTCTCCTTCGGGGGAGAGGGGCACACCGGGTACGTCTTCGCCGACATAAAGGGCCGCATGAGACCACGTAGATTGAGTGAGATATTTAATAGCCGTTGATATTCTTTTTTTGCCCTCTACAAGCAGAACATCACCGGTCTGTAACACGCGCCGCATTTTTTCGGGTGACGTGATAGAAAATGGCCGGTAATGACGTACATGGCGGGAGAGATAGCGCGCCATCATTCTGCCGATGCGCCGGCCCGCCCATGATACTGCACCGGCCATTATGATTGAATAAGCTTAGGGACCGGAATTAATGAGAGTGGGCGGAGCGTATCGTATACGTACCATCTCCCTCGGCATCGAAGATCTCTTTAACTTTGGGATGGTTCACGGGCACTCCGCTATCATCAGGCAGCAGATTTTGTTCCGAAACATAGGCTACATATTCGGATTCGGCATTTTCGGCGAGCAGATGATAAAACGGCTGGTCTTTTCGTGGACGTACTTCCTCGGGAATAGACTGCCACCATTCTTCCGTATTGCTGAAGGTTGGGTCCACATCAAAAATGACTCCCCGGAAGGGGAAAAACCGATGTTGGACAACCTGACCGATACGAAACTTCGCTTCGCGGTTTATAATTTCACTCTGTTCCATATCCGGATAATCCTGTTGTGTTAACTGAACCATAAATTACAGGGAAATATATAGTATATAAACGGTCAATGCCAAGGGGGGTCACATTTTATGTACCGGGGCTTGATTCTTTTTGAAAAACTGCCACTCTCTCTGGAAGATTGCATAATAAAGCAAGAGGCTATTGATGACGGAGAAACCTGTAATGGCGGGGAAGCCCGACGGTTTGTTTTCACCATTTATTCTGAATGGTCTGGAGATTCCAAACAGAATCGCCATGGCGCCCATGACGCGGAGTCATTCCCCCGGTGGCGTTCCGGGGCAGGACGTAGCGGCCTATTACAAACGCCGGGTAGCCGGAGGGTGCGGATTAATTATTACGGAAGGCACGACCGTTGACCATGAGGTTGCCAGCAACGACCCCAAAGTACCGCAATTTCACGGGCGTGATGCTCTGGAAGGATGGCGCGGTGTCGTAGAGGGTGTCCATGAGGCAGGGGGCTTGATTATGCCTCAATTGTGGCATGTGGGAATTATGCGTCGTCAGGAGCAGGCGGTTAATCCTGAGTATCAAAGTGCTGCCCCGTCAGGATTGTTTAAACCGGGCAAGCGTGTTGCCGACCCCATGAGCGATGCCGAGATTAGTAAAGTGATTGATGCGTTTGCCCGTGGTGCGGCAGAGGCGCGCAAATTAGGGTTTGATGGTGTGGAGATTCATGGAGCCCATGGTTATTTGATAGATCAGTTTTTTTGGGAAGGGACAAATGAACGCGATGATGTCTATGGCGGTGATGCGGTAGGACGCACACGTTTTGCTGCCGGCATTGTCAGTGCCATTCGCCGTGAGGTTGGTGATGACTATCCGCTTATTTTGAGATTTTCGCAGTGGAAACAGCAGGACTTTGCGGCGAAGTTAGCGCCGTCTCCGGAATCTCTGGAGGCTTTTCTCGCTCCCTTGTCGGCGGCCGGCGTTGATATGTTTCATTGTTCGACGCGGCGGTTCTGGGAGCCGGAGTTTGACGGCTCATCGTTGAATCTGGCCGGATGGACGAAAAAACTCTCCGGTAAACCGACCATGACGGTTGGCAGTGTCGGTCTGGATAATGAGTTTGTTGCCGGATATAGAGGGGAGGGTGCACAGGCGACGGGTCTGGATACTCTTCTGGAGCGCTTTGAACAGGGCGAGTTTGATATGGTCGCCGTAGGCCGTGCCATTCTTGTCGATGCCGAATGGCCCAACAAGATACGCAACGAACGTTTTGACGAACTCCGGAATTTCACGACCGAAGCTCTGGCAACACTTTCTTGAGCGCTTTTTAGTGATTCCTTTAGCCTGAACGTTTAGTAGGGCTTGTCACCGATAATGGTCACGCGTTCCATACGTCTGACGGCGGGCCAGTAGTCGGAGACCGCATAATGCTGACAGGCGCGGTTATCCCAGAAGGCAATCGAATCTTTCTCCCAACGGAACCGGCATTGGTATTCCGGAGTAGACGCCTGAGCATACAGGTGAGCCAGTAGGGCGTCGGATTCCGCACGCTCCATATCGACGATATAGCGGGTAAAGGCGGCATTGACGTAAATACCCTTCTTGCCGGTGTCCGGATGGGTGCGCACGACGGGATGCTCCGCAGGAGGATATTGCTTGTCAAACGCATCAATCTCTTCCTGACTCCGGCCCTCTTTAATGAGGCGTTTGCGGAAGTATTCAAAATCATGCATGGCGGTGCGGTCTTCAATTTTTTCTTTGACCTCATCGCTCAGGCCATCGTAGGCGGCATACATATCGCTAAACAGCGTATCGCCTCCCATATCCGGCACTTCAATAGCCCGCAGAACGGAACCTAAAGACGGCTCAAACCGCCAGGTGACATCGCTGTGCCATACATTCTCCTTGCCCGGACGGTCTTTGTCGTGGGTAATGGCAAGCACTTCCGGATAATCCGGCTTGTGTGGTGCAAAGGGATGCACCTCCAGATCACCGAACAGACCGGCAAAAGCCAGATGCTGCTCCGTAGTGATATTCTGGTTGCGGAAAAAGATCACCTTGTGGGTTAAGAGCGCCTCATAAACCTCTTCTCTGGCTTCACTTTCTACAGGGCGTGATAGATCTATTCCCTCAATGACTGCGCCGATGGTGGGGCTTAAGGGTTGAACGTTTAGCGGGCTGTGACTTTCCAGTCGTTGGGCGGCTTGACTCATGACAACCTCCTGACGGTGTTTTGGCTCCTGACATTGGATGGTCCGTCAATCATAGCGCAACGCTCTCTTGAAAAACAGAGCAAAAAATTACAGAATTATTAGAGGATTATCAGAGAGTTAAAGCCCGTAAGCGGCGGCTTGTTCCGGGTCGCGGGCGGCAATCTTTTGTGCGAGTTCCATAATGACGCGGGCCTGCTTCCACGTTGCATCATCCTGCATTTTACCGTCCAGCATAACGGCCCCGCTGCCGTCGGGCATGGCTTCCAGAATACGTTTTGCCAGCTGTACTTCTTCTACCGCCGGACTAAATACGCGGCGCGCAATTTCTATTTGGGTGGGGTGCAAAGACCACGCCCCAACGCATCCCTGAAGAAAGGCATTACGGAATTGAGCTTCACACGCCGCCTCGTCCGAAAAATCCCCGAACGGGCCATAGAATGGTCTGATCCCGCAGGAGAGACACGCATCCACCATCCGCGCAACCGTGTAATGCCATAAGTCCTGCTGATAGAAGGGGCGGGGAGCATCGCTATTGTCAGAGGCATCTGCCAACACGCCATAAAAAGGATGTCCACCCCCGACGCGGGTGGTTTTCATACCACGCGAGGCCGCCAGATCTGCCGGCCCGAGGCTCATGCCGTGCATCCTCGGGCTGGCCGCCGCAATGGACTCTACATTGGCAACTCCCTGCGCCGTTTCCAGAATGGCGTGAATGAGAATAGGGGTCTCAATTTTATGTTTGGCTTCCAGCTGGGCGAGGAGCTGGTCAAGATAGTGAATATCCCATGGGCCTTCCACCTTGGGCAGCATGATGACATCCAGCTTGTCGCCGACTTCACCGGTAATGCGGAGAATATCGTCCAGCGCCCAGGGGCTGTTGAGAGCATTGACGCGCGTCCACAGGCCGGTTCCGGCAAAATCGGTCGTGCGTACACACTCGATAAAGCCTTCCCGTGCAGCTTCCTTGGCCTCTATGGGGATGGCGTCTTCAAGGTTGCCCAGAAGCACGTCTACTTTTCCGGCAAGCTGTAGCGCTTTCGTGCGTATTTTTTCGTTGTGGGGTGGAAAAAAGTGAACCATGCGCTCAAGGGCAACCGGGAGTTCCCGATGCGGTGTCGGCGCGCCGATACTCAAGGGTTGGTAAAAGTCTGAAGGATGTTTCATGGGTGCATTATTTCAATTTTCGTCCTGAAGCACCAGAGAAAACATGATTTTCATGGAATGCGGAATTGTGCCACACTATAGGCTGACCGGTTAGAAAGCGGTGAAAATCCACAGGAGGGTACAGGATGACTTATTTGATGCGTTTAAGTGTAGGGGTTCTGTTAGCAGGCATAGTTGGAGCGTTGAGCCTGTTGGCACCGGGGACAGCTTTGGCTCAGGATGCAGGGTTACCCGGGGGCTTTGATCCCGGGTGTTTGATGAATGAAGAGCGTCCCGTTGAGGAAACCATCGCGTGGTGGAACCGGCGTTCTCCTGAAGAACAGGAGTTGATGATGTCGTTGCCCTGTGAGGAACGTTACATTCCGGCGGTTTGTATTTTTCTGGGTGGCGGAGAACAGCCTATAGAGTGGGTTCGGGAGTGTTCCGACAAGCAGGTTGCCGAGCGTCGTTCTTTTGCTACCTGTCAGGAGAAGGGGTTTGAAATGATGACCGAAGAGTTCGTTGCTTGTCAGGACGAAGTCAAGGCGACTTATTAGAAGAACTATATACTGATATGCCCTCAAGAAAAACAATAGCACGCAAAAATTCCCCGAGGTCTTCTGGGACTACTAAAGAAACCACCAGAGAAGATCAAAAGGAAACACAAGAGCGGCTTGATAAAATATGGGATCGCGGATTGACTATTGCAGGCATCCTTGTTGTTATGGTTGCCGTTATAGCATCCGTTTACGTTGCCTCGGGTTACGTCGCAAACCAGTGGGGCGATTGGGCTATAGACTTTGGCCCGGAAACATATATTGCGCTCGCATCTGCCACTGTTGCGATTTGTGCCCTTGGAGTGACGGTCTGGCAGGGCAGACAAAACCACAAGCATAACAAATTATCTGTTCGTCCGTTTTTGGAACCAGAATTGGAGCGCCAACGTGATGATAGCAATGATCAAGGAAAAATAATATTAGAACTGGTCAATCGTGGCGTTGGTCCTGCAATCATTAAAAATTTTGTTTTGTTGTTTAACGGCGAAGAAGTTTCTCAAAATAGCATTAAAACTTATCACGATTTCTTAAACCGGAAATTAAAGGATTTCCATAATGCTAGCCTTAGTGCGTGTGGGCCGGAAGAATCTATTCAAATAGGACAACGACTGGGACTGATAAGTTTTAATTATATTATCAGCAAACAGAATG
This genomic interval from Parvularculales bacterium contains the following:
- the ilvD gene encoding dihydroxy-acid dehydratase; this encodes MPVLRSRTTTHGRNMAGARGLWRATGMKDGDFGKPIIAVCNSFTQFVPGHVHLKDLGQLVCRQIEACGGVAKEFNTIAVDDGIAMGHDGMLYSLPSREIIADSIEYMANAHCADALICISNCDKITPGMLMASLRLNIPAIFVSGGPMEAGKVDLPTGERKLDLVDAIVAGADSSIEASELDVIERSACPTCGSCSGMFTANSMNCLTEALGLALPGNGSLLATHADRKMLFERAGQLIVPLAQRWYQNDDTSALPRSMATFNGFENAMAVDIAMGGSTNTILHLLAAAHEAEVDFKMSDIDRLSRSIPCLCKVAPSVPDVHMEDIHRAGGIFAILAELDRAGHIHNDQPTIHSSTLKEAIKIWDIAGQPSQEVISLYSAAPGGIPTQTAFSQDRRYADLDTNRHTGCIRDISHAFSAEGGLAVLMGNLAVDGCVVKTAAIDESQYAFTGTAIVFESQNDAIAGILNGDVQAGHVVVIRYEGPRGGPGMQEMLYPTSYLKSKNIDRECALITDGRFSGGTSGLSIGHISPEAAERGTIALIEDGDTIEINIPDRSIELIVDQSELNRRENALDEKFGKQWQPSRQRSRKISKALRSYAHFATSAAHGAVRRV
- a CDS encoding aldehyde reductase encodes the protein MEKVLVTGATGFVALHCVRQLLDKGYEVRGTVRSQKRTAEVVEAMKKAGAPADNLEIVEADLLQDDGWDAAVAGCTYVLHVASPFIVEVPKHEDELIRPAVEGTERVLQAAIRAGVKKTVVTSSCAAINSTHDGKTVRTEKDWTDANHSGTSAYSKSKTLAERRAWEIADAQSGENRMQLAVINPAGIIGPMLSEDIGTSNVFLNQIISGEVPGCPKMHLGFVDVRDVANAHILAMENDAANGHRFIINEREFWFKEVADLMRENGYSKAPSRVLPNFLVRLLGYVKPELKQLAVFIGRENSNPNDKAKEILGWKPRNAGESLLETARQLVEMGQAKV
- the hspQ gene encoding heat shock protein HspQ, whose translation is MEQSEIINREAKFRIGQVVQHRFFPFRGVIFDVDPTFSNTEEWWQSIPEEVRPRKDQPFYHLLAENAESEYVAYVSEQNLLPDDSGVPVNHPKVKEIFDAEGDGTYTIRSAHSH
- a CDS encoding NADH:flavin oxidoreductase, coding for MTEKPVMAGKPDGLFSPFILNGLEIPNRIAMAPMTRSHSPGGVPGQDVAAYYKRRVAGGCGLIITEGTTVDHEVASNDPKVPQFHGRDALEGWRGVVEGVHEAGGLIMPQLWHVGIMRRQEQAVNPEYQSAAPSGLFKPGKRVADPMSDAEISKVIDAFARGAAEARKLGFDGVEIHGAHGYLIDQFFWEGTNERDDVYGGDAVGRTRFAAGIVSAIRREVGDDYPLILRFSQWKQQDFAAKLAPSPESLEAFLAPLSAAGVDMFHCSTRRFWEPEFDGSSLNLAGWTKKLSGKPTMTVGSVGLDNEFVAGYRGEGAQATGLDTLLERFEQGEFDMVAVGRAILVDAEWPNKIRNERFDELRNFTTEALATLS
- a CDS encoding TauD/TfdA family dioxygenase is translated as MSQAAQRLESHSPLNVQPLSPTIGAVIEGIDLSRPVESEAREEVYEALLTHKVIFFRNQNITTEQHLAFAGLFGDLEVHPFAPHKPDYPEVLAITHDKDRPGKENVWHSDVTWRFEPSLGSVLRAIEVPDMGGDTLFSDMYAAYDGLSDEVKEKIEDRTAMHDFEYFRKRLIKEGRSQEEIDAFDKQYPPAEHPVVRTHPDTGKKGIYVNAAFTRYIVDMERAESDALLAHLYAQASTPEYQCRFRWEKDSIAFWDNRACQHYAVSDYWPAVRRMERVTIIGDKPY
- a CDS encoding CoA ester lyase → MKHPSDFYQPLSIGAPTPHRELPVALERMVHFFPPHNEKIRTKALQLAGKVDVLLGNLEDAIPIEAKEAAREGFIECVRTTDFAGTGLWTRVNALNSPWALDDILRITGEVGDKLDVIMLPKVEGPWDIHYLDQLLAQLEAKHKIETPILIHAILETAQGVANVESIAAASPRMHGMSLGPADLAASRGMKTTRVGGGHPFYGVLADASDNSDAPRPFYQQDLWHYTVARMVDACLSCGIRPFYGPFGDFSDEAACEAQFRNAFLQGCVGAWSLHPTQIEIARRVFSPAVEEVQLAKRILEAMPDGSGAVMLDGKMQDDATWKQARVIMELAQKIAARDPEQAAAYGL